The window GGGCGGGCTGGCTTAACCTGAAGAACTAGGTCACCATGGCCCCAGCCACTTCCCTATTCAGGCTGAATTCCAGGCCTCGCCCATCATAATTGCTGGTGTTCAAGAAGGTCAAAGGGAGGCCTGGGGACACTCGGCTTTAACACGGGGAGGCCACGCTGAGCCCTGGGAGTGCTAGGTGCCACTTCCAGTTAATTCTGACTTTCTCATTAAGCTGTTAGGAAAAGTCCGGTGGCTGTGGGCGACCGGCCCCTCTGCCTGGGTCTGTGGATTAGAGGGATCATGGTTTTTGCCTCGAGACACTGTATTATCTGTTGCGGGCAATTATGGAAGACCCAGGCAGACAGTGATGAGGTCAGAGAATCCCTGAGCTCTGGAGTCTGGGAGGCTCAGAATCGTGGGATCACTGAACATGTAGACACTTAGGATCTTAGAACAGCTGGTGTTCAGTCCTCCTGAACATTGTGGAATCTCAGAGCTCTCtagtgggtgggtgggggctcTGAGCGGTAATCACCATACATCCCCTCTGGCTGTCTTAGGGGAGAAAAAGCTGCAGTAGTAAGTTTTAAGAAAGTTCAGCAGGAAGCAAGAGgaataggcttttaaaaatgggccagaggccgggcatggcggctcttgcctgtaatcccagcactttgggaggccgaggcaggaggatcgcttgaggccaggattttaaGACTAGCCTAAGCCACATAGCAAGGCCCtgactctacaatttttttttttttttttgagacggagtctcactctttcacctaggctggagtgtctTTTCACCTAggcacgaactcagctcactgcaacctccacctcccaggttcaagcgattctcctgcctcctgagtagctgaggttagaggcatgcgccaccacgccaggctaatttttatatttttagtagacacggggtttcaccatgttagccaggctggtctcgaactccttatcttaagtgatccgcctgcctcagtctcccaaagtgctgggattacaggtatgagccaccatgcccggccagaattttaaaattagctgggcatggtggtgtgcgcccccgtagtcccagctactcaggagactgaggcaagtgaatcacctgagaccaggagttggaggctgcagtgagctatgattgcaccactgcactccagcctgggcaacagagcaagaccctctctcaaaaaaaagaaagaaagaaagaaagaaatctcttcTACATTACAAGAGGCAAAGTATCTATAATTCCAGAATGTGGCAATGCTAAGGGCAGTGGATATGTTACAGATGGGGGCAAGTGGGCCTGGCACCCACCCTCCTTCCCTATTTGCCTACAGGATTGGTGGAATATGCAGCCCCCCCACCACCCACACTTCTCCCTGCTGCCCAGCCTCTGATGAACAGGCATTCTGGcctatattactattattatttatttttatttatttttttttttgagacagagtcttgctctgttgcccaggctggagtacagtggcacgatcttggctcactgaaagctctgcctcccgggttcacgccattctcctgcctcagcctcccgagtagctgaaactacaggcgcccgccaccatgcccagctaatttttttgtatttttagtacagacggggtttcaccacgttggccaggatggtcttgatctcctgacctcatgatccacccgcctcggcctcccaaagtgctgggattacaggcattgagccaccgggcccggccggcctatgctattattttattttatcttattttactttatgagacaggatcttactctgttgcccaggctggagtacagtggcatgatcatggctcactgcagcctcaacctcccaggctcaagcgatcctcccacctcagcctcctgagtagctgggactacaggcacacacctgtaatcctggttgtggtggcaggtgcctgtaatcccagctactctggaggctaaggcaggagaatcacttgaacctaggaggcgcaggttgcagtgagccaagatcgtaccactgcactccagcctgggcgacaagagcaaaactctacctaaaggaaggaaggaagagaggggggaggaagggaagagaggaaggaaagaaggagggagggagaaaaggaaggaaggagggagggaaggagggaaggaaggaaggaaggaagggaggagggattgATTGATTCACTTCCAGGATGTTTGTTGGGCAAATGAAGGTTTATGGTGGTCCCTATTGGCAAGTTGTGTTTTTCTAGCCTCATTCTATTAGAAACAAAGGCTATCTGCCACCAACATGTTTAAACAAAGTAGCATTCCTCATATATAAAGAGTtgttagaaatcaataaaaataaagcaacacgTGCAAAGAACGTGCATACACTTTGGACACACAAAAGACTTGTAAAAAAGAATTTcactgctgggcacggtggctgatgcctgtaatcccagcattttgggaggctgagatgggcggatcacctgaggttgggagttcgagaccagcctgagcaatatggagaaaccctgtctctactaaaaatacaaaattagccgggcatggtggcacatgcctgtaatcccacctactcgggaggctgaggcaggagaagtgcttggacctgggaggtggaggttgcggtgagccgagatcgtgccattgctctccagcctgggcagcaagagtgaactccgtctcaaaaaaaaaaaaaaaaaaagaatttcaccaCTCTAATATTTGACAAAAAGATCCAATAATAGTTTTTGTGAAGGTACAAGGCAGTGAGCACTTGCATACATTGCTGGGATAAGTTAGTACCAAGTACCATCTTTCTGGAAGGCGAAATGGCAAAGTATATTGAAAGTCTTTGATGGAAAATAACCATAATGACTCAACATTTGTTGAGTGACAACctcatttattatcttttccCCATCAGAACAGAAACTCCCcaatggctattttgtctgttcTGTTCACCGCTGAGTTCCCAATGTCTGAAACAACTCATGCCCCTGATTTTTATACCCAGCATGATCCCGTCTACTCAGttttctgaagtttgagaaccactgagctaaGCTAAAAGGAAAGTTTTTATGCAGACAGACGTCCGAGCATCCAATCTATTTAGGCCTTTTTGACAACACTCAAGTTCCCAGCATTGAGTGAAGAATTCTCAGGGGCTCCCCACTGACCCATAGGTTAATAGATGTGCTTGTAGTTATTAGAATTAAATGaggtgatttttccttttttttttttttctttgagggaaggtctggctctgtgtcacccaggctggagtagagcggcgtgatctcagctcactgcaacctccgcctcctgggctcaagtgatcctcccacctcggcctcccgagtagctgggactataagtgcacACCATCCCGcgtggctaattattgtattattattattattgttattgttattattgttataattattattttgtagagacagggttttgccatgttgcccagactggtctcgaactcctgggctcaaaacaaatctgcccaccttggcctctcaaagtgctgggattccaggtgtgagccaccacacccagcctgagatAATTTATCACATTGAGTCTTTAGCATGCTCCAGGCGTGTTCAAGGTTTTACAAACCTCAACTCACCTCATGGCAATGCTATGAGATAGATGCTAATAtcaagccctttttttttttaatacaaacaaTCCCATAGTATTTATTGCCATCTTGTAGTAACACAAGGGTAATCAAAACAATATGAATAAATGTTCACATTGGACAAAGGACATCTAAACACAAACTGTATCCTTCTCAACGATTTCTCACTTCATTGATCATTTCTAGTTGGAGACACTTTGTAGCAGAGTACTATCATCTCGTTTTAGCATGAGCCGACCCAGTTGTTTTCTTGACTTTGTTTTAGAATGAATCTCTTCTGCATCATCTAATACAAGGTTCATATACTCATCAAAACCAATGATACAGCCTTCTATCCGCATATTCACTTGCTCATAGAGCCGCACCTGAACCCGCGATCTATTTTGTAAGTATCTGAAGATGAGGTTGATGAGCTGCGCCATCACCTTCTGCACTTTCTGGCCCTGGCCACGGTATGCCATGGTGGAAtttcacccattttttttttaataatttattttgtttcgttttgtttttttgagacagaatctcactctgtcgcccacgctggagtgcagtggcacgatctcggctcgctgcaagctgcgcctcccgggttcaggccattctcctgcctcagccccccgagtagctgggactacaggcgcccgccaccacgcccacctactttttttagcagagacggggtttcaccatgttagtcaggatggtctcgatctcctgacctcgtgatccgcccacctcggcctcccagagtgctgggattataggcgtgagccaccgcgtccggccctaattttttgtatttttagtagagatgggtttcaccatattagccaggatggtctcgatctcctgacctcgtgatccgcccgcctcggcctcccagagtgctgggattacaggcgtgagccaccgcgcccggccgaatatcaggcccattttacagatgaggaaactgaatgcATAGCATGAAGGCAGTACCCGAGccaaggcctggcacatagtaggtgcttagttTGAGCAGGATCTAAATCTCGTTTGGTCAGACCCACAGACACACAGCTCCATGAACAGTCGCTCCCGTCTCTCCAGGGGACCCCAGGAAgcacttcataaatatttcagttctTGAATTCTTTGGTGACTCTATACAGAGCCGCCAGGAAAGGTGAGCAGGGGCGGGAGAGGCAGCTTTCCAAGGGGGGCGGAGACATGAGGCACACATCAAGTCACTCGCCAGCCCGGATACACCGAAATGTACACAGCGTGAGGAGAAGTCagtcacacagagacacagacacacccaaggcAAATGCAGCCATGACATGTAGCGAGAGAAAAATGAGACATGTAGTCACATGCGCAGAGACACATGCCCCCCAgagcaaacacagacacacacagggacaCACGCCCCATGACAAACGCAGatgcacacagagagacacacggCCTTAAGCCTCACACACGGAGATTCACCAGATCCACACCCCAAGACAGAAGCAGGCACGTCCACTCCTGAGACCAACACACACTCACTGTAAGAGAAGCACAGGGCCTTCACCTACCGGGGGCCGGGTTGGGAGGCTCTGGAGACCCTCGACCCTTGAGGAAGCCCCCATTCCAGCCTCCACCTGCGCCTCCAGGGCCTCCCACTAAGGTGGCGTTGGGCCCGTGGGGGAAACGCTGGGCGGGCAGAGAGATGG of the Gorilla gorilla gorilla isolate KB3781 chromosome 14, NHGRI_mGorGor1-v2.1_pri, whole genome shotgun sequence genome contains:
- the LOC134757034 gene encoding small nuclear ribonucleoprotein E-like yields the protein MAYRGQGQKVQKVMAQLINLIFRYLQNRSRVQVRLYEQVNMRIEGCIIGFDEYMNLVLDDAEEIHSKTKSRKQLGRLMLKRDDSTLLQSVSN